One window of the Rissa tridactyla isolate bRisTri1 chromosome 9, bRisTri1.patW.cur.20221130, whole genome shotgun sequence genome contains the following:
- the LOC128914916 gene encoding olfactory receptor 12D2-like: MLNQTDVSEFILLGLTDVQGLQHFFFISFLLLYLTSLLGNGAIVTMVIFEPRLHTPMYFFLGNLSCLDIFYSTVTVPKMLTGFLFGHQPISFGGCLAQLHFFHFLGSTEAVLLATMAYDRYVAICNPLRYALVMSPQTCLLLAVASWSTGFVHATMHSVMTSQLSFCGHKDIRHFFCDIKPLLALACSTTSLNMTLLNVVTTSIVLGPFTLIVLSYLYIISFVFQKVRCQEGRWKPFSTCASHLTIVALFYIPVLCNYTPPSSGSFPKRDVQVSLMYSAVTPALNPLIYTLRNQEVRSALRKMLGRKRFSWRKVTK, encoded by the coding sequence ATGCTGAACCAGACAGACGTGAGTGAGTTCATCCTTTTGGGCCTCACTGATGTCCAGGGGCTGCAGCACTTCTTCTTcatctcctttctgctgctctaCTTGACCAGTCTTCTGGGGAATGGTGCCATTGTGACCATGGTCATATTTGAGCCCCGACTCCACAcacccatgtacttcttccttgGCAACCTGTCCTGCCTGGATATTTTCTACTCTacggtcactgttcccaagatgCTGACTGGCTTTCTCTTTGGCCATCAGCCCATCTCTTTCGGCGGGTGCTTGGCCCAGCTCCACTTCTTCCACTTCCTGGGCAGTACTGAGGCTGTGCTCCTGGCCaccatggcctacgaccgctacgtggccatttGCAATCCTTTGCGCTACGCCCTTGTCATGAGCCCACAGACTTGTCTGCTGCTGGCGGTGGCCAGCTGGTCCACTGGTTTTGTACATGCCACGATGCACTCAGTCATGACCTCCCAACTGAGTTTCTGTGGCCACAAGGACATTCGTCACTTCTTCTGTGACATCAAGCCACTGTTGGCTTTGGCTTGCAGTACTACCAGCCTCAACATGACTCTCCTCAATGTTGTCACCACATCTATTGTTCTAGGCCCCTTCACTCTCATAGTCCTCTCCTACCTCTACATCATCTCCTTTGTCTTCCAGAAAGTCCGGTGCCAGGAAGGAAGATGGAAGCCCTTCTCCACCTGTGCCTCCCACCTCACCATTGTGGCCCTGTTTTACATACCAGTGCTCTGCAATTATACGCCAccctcctcaggaagcttccctaaAAGGGATGTGCAAGTGTCTCTCATGTACAGCGCTGTCACTCCAGCTCTGAACCCCTTGATCTACACTCTTAGGAACCAGGAGGTGAGATCTGCCCTGAGAAAAATGTTAGGGAGAAAACGTTTTTCCTGGAGGAAAGTGACTAAATGA
- the LOC128915047 gene encoding olfactory receptor 11L1-like: MMSATERQNQTYITEFILLGFGDFPDLQVPLFLLFLVIYTVTMTGNILVLMLVVANQHLHTPMYFFLSNLSCLETCYSSTILPKLLAGFLTGDRSISYSSCMMQFFVFAFLVGVECYLLAAMSYDRYLAVCKPLRYVTLMNRERCTALAAGAWASGFMISSVITLLMSQMAYCDRREIDHFFCDFAPVIKCSCSDTFLVEAVASLMSATCTVLPFLFTVASYILIIISILRIPSETGRKKAFSTCSSHLIMVTIFYTTLILVYMLPKTYNLTAFNKLFSVFYTVVMPIVNPLIYTL, from the coding sequence ATGATGTCAGCTacagaaaggcaaaaccaaaccTACATTACAGAATTCATCCTGCTGGGATTTGGCGATTTCCCTGACCTTCAGGTTCCTCTCTTCCTGCTCTTCCTGGTGATCTACACAGTGACGATGACGGGGAACATTCTCGTCCTCATGTTGGTGGTGGCTAATCAGCACCTCCACACTCCAATGTACTTCTTCCTCAGTAACTTATCCTGCCTGGAGACGTGCTACAGCTCCACCATCCTGCCCAAGCTGCTGGCCGGCTTCCTGACAGGTGACAGAAGTATTTCCTACAGCAGCTGCATGATGCAGTTTTTCGTATTTGCGTTTCTAGTTGGAGTAGAGTGCTATCTCCTGGCAGCGATGTCTTACGATCGATACTTAGCAGTATGCAAGCCTTTACGTTACGTCACCCTAATGAATCGTGAGCGTTGCACAGCGCTGGCTGCGGGGGCCTGGGCAAGCGGTTTCATGATCAGCTCTGTTATCACGCTGCTGATGTCACAAATGGCGTACTGTGACCGCAGGGAGATTGACCATTTCTTCTGTGATTTTGCCCCTGTGATAAAATGCTCCTGCAGTGACACATTTCTGGTAGAAGCTGTAGCATCTTTGATGTCTGCTACATGTACTGTGCTGCCCTTTCTTTTCACTGTAGCATCCTATATTTTAATCATCATCAGCATCCTGAGAATCCCTTcagaaacagggaggaaaaaggcattttccaCATGCTCCTCTCACCTCATTATGGTCACTATTTTCTATACGACTCTCATCCTTGTCTATATGTTACCGAAAACTTACAACCTCACAGCTTTTAACAAGTTGTTCTCTGTCTTCTACACTGTAGTGATGCCCATAGTGAATCCACTTATCTATACCttatga
- the LOC128914955 gene encoding LOW QUALITY PROTEIN: olfactory receptor 10A4-like (The sequence of the model RefSeq protein was modified relative to this genomic sequence to represent the inferred CDS: inserted 2 bases in 1 codon): MTKQEWKNKTVVTEFVLLGFGNGPQLDSLLFLMFLSIYIVTITGNALVVMLVVANRRLRTPMYFFLGNLACLEICYSSNILPRMLLSYLDGDRSISVNGCFTQYYFFXAECCLLAVMSYDRFLAVCEPLHYPSRMNRTLCLQLAAASWISGFLSNSILTVLISNLDFCGPNEIEHFFCNSFPMTKLSCSDTRVMGLVTSIVAGVCSLPPFLLTFSSYLYIIITIMRIPSATGRKKAFSTCSSHLVVVILFYWSILTVYVLPHRDSQISPNKVVSVFYTILTPLVNPLIYSLRNEEVKEALRKETGKLLAFRGLLSVKKRGAEVPNEL, translated from the exons ATGACAAAGCAAGAGTGGAAAAACAAAACGGTTGTTACAGAGTTCGTCCTCCTGGGTTTTGGGAATGGCCCTCAACTGGATTCTCTTCTCTTCCTGATGTTTCTGTCCATCTACATCGTGACCATAACTGGAAACGCCCTTGTTGTTATGCTGGTGGTGGCTAACCGGCGCCTTCGCAcacccatgtacttcttcctgggCAATTTGGCCTGCTTGGAAATCTGCTACAGCTCAAACATTTTGCCGAGGATGTTGCTTAGCTACCTGGATGGAGACAGAAGCATTTCGGTCAACGGGTGTTTTACACAATACTATTTCTT TGCTGAGTGCTGTCTCCTGGCAGTGATGTCCTACGACAGATTCCTGGCGGTGTGCGAGCCCCTGCACTATCCATCCCGCATGAACCGCACGCTCTGTCTCCAGCTGGCTGCCGCGTCTTGGATAAGTGGCTTTCTCTCTAATTCCATCCTAACGGTCCTGATCTCAAATTTAGACTTCTGCGGGCCTAATGAAATTGAGCATTTTTTCTGCAACTCATTCCCAATGACAAAACTCTCCTGCAGCGACACACGCGTGATGGGACTTGTCACTTCTATTGTGGCAGGTGTGTGCTCACTGCCGCCCTTTCTGCTGACCTTCTCGTCCTACCTTTACATCATTATCACCATCATGAGAATTCCTTCCGCCACTGGGAGGAAAAAGGCCTTTTCCACTTGCTCCTCACATCTTGTTGTGGTGATTCTTTTTTACTGGTCAATACTAACTGTCTACGTACTTCCTCATCGTGACAGCCAAATATCTCCGAACAAAGTCGTCTCTGTTTTTTATACCATTCTCACTCCCTTGGTcaatcctctcatctacagcctgagaaATGAAGAAGTAAAGGAAGCTCTGcgaaaagagacaggaaaacttCTGGCTTTCAGGGGGttgctttctgttaaaaaaaggggggcagaagtcCCCAATGAGCTATAG
- the LOC128914957 gene encoding olfactory receptor 10A7-like encodes MDAAGAAGLRNQTYFTLQGFSHLAALQVFLFQGILLMFLVTMAGNSLIIIVATTDPALHTPMYYFLKNLAFIEICFTLNIVPKMLVDLLLERKVISSSACALQLYFVIFFITSECFLLGAMAYDRYVAVCRPLHYAIMMNRRVCLHMAIACWMAGVPLSVGLTAWLFSYPFCGSKEIEHFFCDITPVLDLVCSDTYLFELLLFIATVIIILIPFILTAASYIQIIRTILQMPSAEGRRKAFFTCVAHLVVVTLFYCTTGVVHLKPKSSLLANSRKLVALSYTVVTPMLNPIIYSLRNKEVKHALRRTFGRRQFFSQVPLPRQSHRFSENCPRLKG; translated from the coding sequence ATGGACGCTGCTGGAGCAGCGGGGCTCAGAAACCAGACTTACTTCACCTTGCAGGGGTTCTCCCACCTCGCCGCTCTCCAAGTCTTCCTCTTTCAGGGAATTCTCCTGATGTTCCTGGTCACGATGGCGGGGAACTCCCTCATCATCATAGTTGCAACCACTGACCCTGCCTTGCACACCCCCATGTACTATTTTCTCAAAAACCTGGCTTTCATTGAAATTTGCTTTACGCTAAACATCGTCCCCAAGATGCTTGTGGATTTGTTGTTGGAGAGAAAGGTCATCTCCTCGTCTGCCTGTGCCCTGCAACTTTATTTTGTCATATTCTTCATCACTTCCGAGTGTTTCCTTTTGGGCGCCATGGCGTACGACCGATACGTGGCTGTATGCCGTCCCTTGCACTACGCCATAATGATGAACAGGAGAGTCTGTCTCCATATGGCAATAGCATGCTGGATGGCCGGCGTTCCGCTCTCCGTGGGACTCACCGCTTGGCTCTTTAGCTACCCCTTTTGCGGCTCAAAGGAGATTGAACATTTCTTTTGCGACATCACTCCTGTTCTGGACCTGGTCTGTTCAGACACATACTTATTCGAGCTTCTTCTGTTCATTGCTACTGTTATAATCATTTTGATCCCATTTATCTTGACAGCAGCTTCTTACATCCAGATAATCCGCACCATCCTCCAAATGCCATCTGCCGAAGGAAGACGCAAAGCTTTTTTCACCTGCGTTGCTCACCTGGTGGTGGTGACACTCTTCTACTGCACAACTGGCGTGGTGCATTTAAAGCCAAAGTCCAGCCTCTTGGCAAACAGCAGGAAACTGGTGGCTCTTTCTTACACAGTAGTGACTCCTATGCTGAACCCCATCATCTACAGCTTACGGAACAAAGAAGTAAAGCATGCCCTGAGGAGGACGTTTGGGAGGAGACAATTCTTCAGCCAGGTGCCTCTGCCCAGACAGTCACACCGGTTTTCTGAAAACTGTCCACGCTTGAAAGGTTAA